Part of the Patagioenas fasciata isolate bPatFas1 chromosome 24, bPatFas1.hap1, whole genome shotgun sequence genome is shown below.
GGCGGAAGTCTGCGGCGAAGGGCGCATGCGCGCTGCGTTCTTCCCGCCGCGCCTGCGCAATGGCCCGCGCGGTTCGGTCTCTATAGAGCCCATCGCGACAAAGGACATTTAAAAGGCGACAACCCTCCTCCCCCCAGTGAACagaggttttctttaaaaaaaagagaaaaagatttaTTAATTTCGTGTATTTTACACGGGGGGGGGTTGCACAAGACTCCGAACACGAGAACAGTCACCGAATGTACAACGAACACACACAGTTAAATAAGAGGAGGGGCCGAGGTGCAAAATCAGGGTGCTTGTGGGACTGTTTtgtcttttatttgtttgtttgttttccaggacaACGGAGAAACGACTCAAAATGCTTCCAAGGAACAAGCTGCAGTGATGCCCCTTTTTGAGCAAAATGACATTGAATGAGAGATCTTGGGGTGCTCTGACTTAATAATAATGAACCCTGTACCTTCTGCActgcagaaactggaaaaaaaatccatgcaaaCTCTTGTCTTTCTTGTTGTTGTCTAAAGCAATCTGTGCAATCACTGTTGTTCCTTACTTGGGAAGGAAAAATTCATGATATTTCACTTTCCAGGGCTGCTTCTCTCACACCGAGGCATTGGTTTAACTCAAGACACTGTGAATTAACATGGGTACCAATAAACTGCTCTTGCTGTGGGACAGAATAAAAACTTCCTTAAGATTTGAGTTCACAGAGGCTGCTTTAAGATAGTTTCCGGGAACACAGTGTAGTTTTTAGGTTTAAATAACTGGTACAAGGGTCCTCATCCTGTGATCCTTTCCTAAATAGAGCAATATTTTTAAACCCCCTACTTGCAATATCATTAAGTGGAAAAAGCTTGATGTTCATCTAAGACTACAGCCCTTTTAAGACTTTAAAACTGCTCctgtggggcaggatccacctggaATATCCCTATTTCCAAGACTTCTGTTTTCCTATTGCCCAAACCATTTTTTACTTGTTACTAAATAATTTAGCAGCCTGAAAACAAAGCCAAGACAAAACCTCTCTCACACGAACAACATCGCATCACCCAACATCACAATTCAGAAGCCCTTGGCAACATGACTTTACGTCAATTAGTGGGATGGGCTCCTGTTTTAATGGTCCTCATCAACTTTGGCAATCTCATTAGTGCCTCACTATGGTGGTACAGCAAGAGAAGCAAAATCCCAGGAACAAATTTATCTACATTTTGATCTCATCACGTGCAGTCGCTATTTCCACGCCGTATTAACAGATACGTTAATTACCAAAGCAATACCTGCTACGAGGCTTTGCCTACATGGAACCCAACTTCCACCTGTCCGCTCTGAATACGAAATTTGTGTCTAAAAGCTTTAACTCCGCAAGGCCCGATACTATGACGTGTAAACATCCGTAGGGCTTACTCACACGGGTTATTCTCATCTCAGTCTGTGCGAGTACTTAGGAAAGAGAATCCTGGATTCACACTCAGTGCAGCACAggagaaaacaaatttaaaaccaACGAAACAAACCTCCCTCAGTTCCTCGATCTCAAGGGCCATTAAGAGAGAACATGCTTCTTTGCTCTTCCTTTTATAAATAAAGGTGTTCTGCTAGACACAGACATTCCAGAACGAGTTTTCAAGCAGAGTGAATGGAGGTTTAAGGTTTAGACATACACAGTATATCTGTGGAGTCGTAGTCATATTCTTGCAAATACCAGAATGCATTAAATAACCAACCGACAagatctgtgaaggagaaatacacaagaaaaataaaatatgctgcCTTAAAAGGTAAaaccttctctttccctttctcctggTCCCTAAAAGTGACGTGAATTCTGTACATAGACCAGGTCTAGCAAAGGAGACAACCCTGCCGTGGCTTTCTGCGTCCCGTCAATAGTGGTCCACGAAAATGTTCCTTGTGTGTCCTGAGTCCAGGGCCAGTCACTTCACAGAACTGTCCAAAGGAATTACAGTGCATCATTAacaaggtatttggaaaatcagagtTATTAATTCTCCATCCAGTCTTCAAGGGGAAAAATACATCCACTTGGAGGTGAGAACAGAGACAACTACCCTGTCTCTTCAGAGGTGTGCACCTGTACCCTCATTTTCTCCGGGCAAAATTATCTTTAGGTCTCAGCAGAAGCTGCTACGCAGACTAAGCTGAGTCTTTCTTAATTTACAGGCAAAAGTGCAATTTTCCCTGCAAATACTGGAGGGGAAAGGAGATAACAGCGACTCAATTCTACCATTCTGTGCTACTATTTCAATCAGTTTGTTCCAAATACGGGTTTAAGActgcacctttttttctttctggaactggTTGGTAAAACAGGGCAGACAGCATGTAAACAGTTCTCTAGGGTtggaaaaacaataataataatttaatggACTGCTTCAGCGCATCTTCACAGCTTCATTGTTCTATCCATCCCCGCACACGAGGAGCTACcgctttcctgctgctgctctttttcTCCAGGTGGTCTGCTCGCATCGAGCTGCTTTACTCCCTTTCACCCTGGCTGCTCAAACAAGGACAGAGGAATGAATTCTGCCACGTTTTGGCAATTTACACCACGTCCTCCTCTTTAACAGCTcctattaaaaatatacatacaaCGTAATCAGCCAGTTAGCCTTCAGTCAGGCAAGCTTTTCCCCATACAATTGAAATTAAAAGTTGTTTACTGGAGACACTTCCAAAACGGAAAAATAAGGGTCAGCAGACATGCCAAAAAATAAAGTCCAGAGCAAGCAGAGCTTTTGCTTCTCGTTCGTTTTGTTAAAAGCTGCATAAAATAGCATCCCAGAATGATTTGGAGGGTACTTCTTCACGGTCACAGGGGACTTAAACCCTCTTAAAGCATTAACTAGAGCTCCAAGACTTTAGTTGACATTAAGTGagtatataatttaaaatatatagagCTCCAGGATGCCCGTGTACCTGGGCTTTTTGGGGGAGGTGACAAGTGACACCACGAGCCTTCTTCACTCGTGTTCTGCTGAGAAAGTTCTGGGTTTGGCGATGTGGACCTCGCTGCCACCGCTGCCGTTGGTGGTCGTGGTGATGATGTACTGGGCGCTTTGCTGCTGGCCACTCGGCTGCGATTCCAGGGGCTCCGTGTGGGCTGGCGGCTGCGAAACGCCGACCGGGACCTCGCTGGAGAGCGAAGAGTTTTGTTTCACCTCCAGATCGGGCTGACCTTCAGATATCACATAGTGAGTCTGCatggggaagaggaaaaataaggaaTAATTGTTTCGTCTTTTTCCTGGTGCTGTGCTGGAAGATTTTGAAATGAAGTtgtatttcatttaaatgaatttGAGAGCAGCAGAAGCCTAAGACAGCAGCAACTCTTCTTATTTTGCAATTGTACAGGTAACAAAAAGCTATCAAAATACTTCCAGAAACTGTTCTGAAATGTGGTTTAATGCATACAGCTTAGCCATGAACATTTTTAAGACTAACTGATACCACTAAATCATCCCTTATCCTGCAAACACGACTGAATGAACACTTTTGACTTAAAGTCACATATACAGGGGACGGATGCAGAAATCCATTTGTAATCACCACATAAAGGACTATGAtgtacatcagaaaaaaaacaaatcacatattttcctttaaattcatgaGATTATTTCCTTCTGGACTATACAGTCCAGATCTCTAAGTACACCATAATTCTCTCCTCTCTGTGTCCCAGTCATCATTTTGGCATTCCTTTAGCCTTCAAACTTTAGGCTTTAAGCCTGATGCGTTATTCTGGATTAAAAAACCCACATGATGATTGTTTTCCTTACCTGAGTAACTGCTTTTACTTGCCCTGTGTTGACGGTGGTGACTGGTGTACCCACAGCGGTCTCTGTGATCACATACTGGCCTTGGGGAATGGTCATCATCTGAATTTCAGATGCTAAAAAACAGAAATTGAAGAATGAAAAGCTTCAGGTAAACTCAAAGGCCACCTTGAAAGATAAGGCCTTATGTTAGAAAGATTTCAGGCTTGTAATAGCAGTTGTTGAATAGACATTCAGGTAAAGCCTTGTAAAACTCGACAGGTCTAACATCAGCTGCAGATTTGGCAACTCACTCATAGAAAACACATCCTGTGCTGGCCCAAGAAATCACAGAATTACCATCCAGAGCTGCATGAACGTGAAAAATCATTTCCTGTCACCCCCATCTTCTGTATGATTGTTGCAAGAATCCATGCAAATTCCAACAACCTGCTACCCAACACAGGGATACTTGCAGAATCCAAGTTCTTTGGAATAAAATAGCCCAGTCTGCCTGCCCAGACCATGCACCAGAGAATTACAGATCTGCACTAGAAAAGCTAGTACAGCCGTTTTCATTTGTGTAAAACTGTTTTATCTTCCCAGACCTCTCTGAATATTAACCACAAAGCTTAATGAACTCTGAAAATATGATCTCATTTAGTAGTTGGAGAAATGGAGCACATCCTAGTCCCACACACAAGCCAGGCTATTAGTGAGAGCTCCCGCTGACACTCACAATAGCTCCGAAATGAGTTCCACGTGCTGGGGAGATACGTGTGCTGGACTGAAGagccttgctgctgctggagggcttGGGTTGGTGTAGATGGAGTTGTCTGCATCTGCGAGGGACTGAGCTCCTGCTGAGATTGTTGTGAGGAGGGACTCAAAGGCTGAGCCCCAAcctagaaaaaaaagaagtgggggGAAATAAGTGTTCTCCGTGTACTTAGGATTGTACTGTTAGAAACATTCCTTCTTAggaagggaaaacaccacaaGGAGTTTCTACAGCGTATTGAACACAAGAAATACAaagctctcctccctctcccccaacTTGCTTCACTTTGTGTTTCATAAGCAAAGGTCAGGAAAATGAAATGGAGACACTGTTTGCCAAAGGTTACAGAGTGAGTCTGTGGCAGAAAACAGATGAGAGGCTAAATATGACCCAACAGCATGAAGAGCTGAACTTCAATTATTTGAGGAGTGCCAATCCAATTGCATCTTTCAGTTGGCTAACTTTATTGAagctgcagatttgtctgttccCAGCCATCTCTCTCTACCTTGTATATGCTGTTaggaacaaaaaacccaaacaaaaccacaacaaaacaccccCATGCACCCGAGGAACATCTGGGAACTATCTCACGATCTCAGAGACGTTTCTGTGAGAGTCATTGCATGCATGGTCTTCTTTTAAATGACATGGAAAAGGCGACGTCCTAGATCAGCACGCACAATGCGCCAGCTGAGCTGGCTGGTAAGGGAAAAGTTTCCTACAAGAGAGGAGTGAAATACCTGTGATGATGACTGAGCTGCTGGCGATGGCTCTGTGACCTGGATGTGCTGCACCTGGATGGCATGTTGGGTGTACGTCTGGGGATCGTGAAGCTGCCCAACATCCACGGTGGAGTGCTGGGACTGGTGAGGTGAGGTAgcctggaaaaaaacacacaaaaaaatcaaaccaaagcaGAGGCGTGTACTTCAAATTctttgcagaagctgctgtgtAAACCTCTTATGTGATACAAGGTCAGGAACAATAAGGTATGAGCCTTAGTGAGGCCATGGAGCACTCCTGGGAGATAAAGAAGTACATTGAACAGATGTAATGGTACTGAGATGGTTCCATGTCTGTGATATCAATGGAAAGGACATCCTGCAGGATGGACTCAAATCAAAGAGTCAGAAAACCAGGATTAGTGTCAACCACTGGACAACCCTTCTTTGTAAGCACCTTTCTATAAAATGTAAACATACTCAAGATCTGCAGATCCAATACTGTAGTTTGACATTGCTCTGTATCAAGACAAGTGCTTTAAGTCTTTCTGAGTAAAGGCTTTTTTGAGCAACACTTGTTAATGATACCAATTGGAGTAATTTAATTACAAGTCTCAGATCTTGATAAAATCAATATTAGCTGCAGGAATCTGTATTCATTCTCCTGTATCATTAGAACAGCTATAGTCAATATTAACTGAGGCCATTGTTTAGGCCTTTATTAACCAAATTCATAATTTGATTTGTAATGAGgggacagaaagaaaatgaaatttcagatTCCAATACAAACACATGGTAATTTCAGCTTCACCCAGCAGATAATAGATTTGAAGGCTATGGTGATTTCTTACAGCTGCCCGAGttattttcctttcctcagcTCGGTTGCTCTAGTTACACTCTGCTTTTATCTTTAGGAGGCTGTTGAGCATCATAGAGAATGAATATTCTAACAGATGATATGAAGGGGAAAGGCAAGTGCTTTCTGTACTTCACTGAGAACAAGGAAGTACAAATGAGTCTTCTCAGCTGCACAAAAAAAGGGTCACCCATTAACCCACTTTTCCAGTTGCTAGAAAACCTGCCTAAAGCAGACTCCAGCAAAGGTACCCAGATGGGTAGAACTAAATTAGGACTGTGTAGAAATGTCTCCAGGAAGCTGATCTAGACTGGGAGGACTATTTCTGAAGCAGAGGCTTGATATGGTGATGGTCAAAACCACATCAGGTTACTCACCTGGGCCACTTGAACAACCTGCAGCTGTATGTGCTGAGGCTGCTGCAAGCCGGTTGTGGACTGTGACACTGGGATGTACTGGATTCGCTGGTAATCCCCCTGGGGAGTCCGATAGTCTGTTGTGAGGGTCTGGGATATCTCCGTCATGGCTTGTGTCAGTAAATCTGTTGTCTGAGCAGGCAGAGAGACACCGACCATTACCATTTATTGTCTACCAGACTGAATACTTTTGTAGGGCTGTAATTCTTTCATCATATTGAATCTACATGTACACCATTGAGCCTAAGGATCATTTATTAGGGCTTAACATATTATAAGAGCTTAATGTGTGCAGAGGACAGGGTGTCCTGACTCCTTACCACAACGGTTTCTCCGGTGGTGCTGTCAGTGGTTAGAACGGCAGGAGTGGAACTGATGACAGCTGTTGTCAGCGGGGCGTGTATCGTGTTAGGGAGCTGAGCAAACTCCGGGTGCTTCTTGCGAATGTGCTGGACCATCTTCGTCTGCAGAGAGATGGACGAGAGCATTAGAGAGACTGTCAGTAGCTCCACAGACTGCGGCTTTTAGGTTTTCCTCACTAAGGCAGCATCAGGATTCACACTATGGGATGCTCTGCTCAGCAAGAAAGAAATAAGGATCACAAAGTCACTGCTGAGCTCTCTGATATTGAAATATTGCCCCAAACAACACACCCATAAGCTTTTTACCACACAGTCAAATATTTTGGGGACCTTTTCCAGATGTCACCTTCTCTGCATTTGATTGCCCTGCTGCTCTCCTTTGCCACTGTCAGTGAGCAGTTTCCAAGCTTTTCCATTTGCAACAGCACTCTAacatttccatttcttctttcaaGCTCCCATCCTCTATTTAGGGAACCTTTTTACCCTAAAAACAAGAAAGAGAGGCTGAGACAACCCCCGTACCTTGCTGCTGTACTGCTTGGAACAGTGAGGACAGCAGACCGGAGGGGTGGCGATGGTGcccgtcagctgggtgtgggtgCTCAGCATGGGGTCCGGCTCTCCTGGGCCTGCAGGACGCAGTTTCCGGATGCTTGGAGGTAGCTCAGCACCGGGATGGTTCTTCAGGATGTGTGCTTTGCGTTTACTGGCACTCTTGTACACCTGCGGGGTCAAGATTTGGAACAAAAACGGTGTAATGCTGATGTCAGCACAGAAAACAGCTACCAGTTGCCTTTATCTGCAACATCTGCGTGTTGCTTTAGATGGCATTAGTTAAATCCCCAAGTAATTACAACATAAGGCATGAATATATTAATACATACACCTTCCAGTGTTTAATCAACCTGTAAAAGCAACTCCTTGAGCAGCATGCAAAAGCCATTTGCAAACATGTATGTCACAACAAAACATCAAAGCAGGACAGGAAGGTAAGATGAAAACCTTTTTTTGCCTGATATTTGAAGGCCAAATGTCAGAGAAGCCACTGATCACCAAAGCTGTAATTTGTCCAATATTACTTTGTCATGAGGGTTGATGCCTCCACTCTTGGACAAGGCATCAAACTGTTTTAAAAGCCTTCAGCAAtcaacttatttttaaattctatttatgCACAtcaaacagatattctgtaataCTTAGAACtacctatttttttcccctttaaacaaAAGGAAGGAGGCATCACAGAAGAATGTATTGAAGATAAGAAGAGTCAGTCAAAATACACTCCCTGGTAAATAAAGGCCAACATGCATAAAAAGCAAAAGCCAGGGAGTGAGAACAGGAACCCAGAGGCAGCACAGAAGCAGCTTCAGGCTCCACTGAACACTGGGAATTACTGGCACGTGACTAAGCACACAGCTTAAAATAGGAGTTAGAGACTAACTTCTAGAAGTGATagagaaaccaaaataaattagTGTTAATAAATTAGGAATTATAGATACACAGAATACGTAGTCCTGGGTTGCAAAAAGTGATGCAGGACTAAAGGTGGGTGGCTGCTTGCTGgatccaaagactgcagaaaagGAGAACTGCAGTTTTCAATTTGTATTCAGCTGCTTTGGCCTAAGTGCATTTCATCTTAATTTCTTTTGGATAGTGCTGCAGAATTGTTGCTGACAAGCACCTACAAACCCTACCAGATGTTTCTATGCAGAGACATATTTGTTGCATCCAAGTCTAGGACTGACTCCAAGCGGTGACTTCCTTACATACCTTATCACAGTACTGACAGAAGTAATCTCTGTTGGGTTTGATGATGGGCAACGTGAGCTCTGGCACCTCTTCTATTTTCATGTCTGGATGTCTCTTTGATAAATGATTCACCTTACAAAGAGAACAAGAGAGCATATTACAGATGGAAGCCAAGAAATTGCATCTTCTCCTAGACATGGATAAGAGCCAAACCAAAACTGTAATGACGTTAGCCAGCAGCACTGGATGCATTTGCTGCTGCAAGGGTTATTGTCAACTCACAGCCAGCTGCTGAAGTTAAACGTGGCCTTGCTAGAACTCACAGTTTCTCTAATCAAAATAAGATGGAAAGGgttaaaataatttgcaagttAAGAGTGAGGTAATGTAAAAGCCATCCGCCCAGAGAGGCCTTTGCTAGCAGAGATCACAACCCTCAAAATATTTGCAAGTAAGATCTCCTGGCTGTGTGACACCCTTCACACAGCGGCAGTTACAGGGCATGGCCAGGAGAGGCCCCTCAAGAAGGGACAGaaacaagaaaacaggaaaaagtcaGGAAAACCGAGGCAGTAAGGTTGAACTAGGCAATAAACAAATCTCATGTTCTGCTAAACACATTATACATCTATCAGCATTATTGTTGAGATGTGGTAACAACCAGACGTACAACACAGGCAATTAAGAAAACGCAAAGGCACGCATTTGTTAAAGAGAGAAAGTTTTAAAAGATACATGACCTCATCTTCAAAATTCTCCCGGTTTCATGGCATCTTTGTGTTCCAACATTACAATTCTATCTTTATTCCTTAGCTATTCATCAAGACTGAGTACAGAAGTTGTAAGACAAGCTCGAGCACACACTCACCAACATCCCCCTCCGGCGGAAACCCATCATGCAGAGTCGGCACTTGAACATGAAGCTCTCGTAGTCAGTGGAAGCTATCCGAGGCTTGAACGTTTTGGAGCGGCTGATTCGATCGGCTTTCTTGGCCTCCCTCTCTGGGTTGTGCATCCTCTGCATGTGCTCTCGCAGTTTGTCTTTCCTCTAGAGAAAGAGCAATGGCAGAGAAAAATATCAGCACTGCTTATTGCCTTGCTCCCTGTTACAAGGAAGAGCCACATAAGTTGTTCAAAGATCTCTTCAGCTTTTCCTCTCCACTGCTGCCACGAGACAGTCGCATGCTCAGTATTGGACTTGGGTCTAACAAGAACCATTTGGCCTCAGGTTTATCCTTCAAACCAAGCTGAGGTTGCTcagccacaaaaacaaaaactaaactaaCGCTAATTTTGCAGTCACTGTGAGAATAAACCCTTTCACTCTGGCTTTTCTTTGAATTCATCTAAAATATTACTGCTCAGCTCTTTATAGCTGGAAACTTGCATCAAATAATGCTCTTGACTGAGGAGAACCCCATGTCCTATAATGATACTGAACCTACTGCCCAGATGAAATCCACCCTCTCTGGACACACTGTCTAGAAAGCGCTTCTTCACCCAAAAGCATCCAATGCCTTGGTACCTCATAAGAAACTCAGTGACGAGGAGGCTGCTGCCACCACAGTTTACCTGGCTCAGCCTACTCCATGTGTTCTGGAGGGAGCCTCATAGCTCACATATGACACAAAGTGGTGCGAGCAACTTGCAGGCATATCTAGCGCATTAACACATGGTAATTTCTTCCACCTTTGAGAATATGAGCTTGTCTACTTAAAGGAGGGCAAAGAATGTTGTTCTCCGCCTGTATCAGAAAGGATCCAGTCCAGAGTCATCTTACCTTGAACTGCTTGCCACATGTGGAGCACAAGAAGTCTTTGCGGTCCGAGTGTCGCAACATATGGAGCCGCAGCTTGTCGGGGCGACAGAAAGCCTTGTCGCATTCCGTGCACTGGTAAATCTTCTCTGAATGGAAACTGCGTACGTGTTTCTTGACCTAGAATGGCAGATCACAGAAAAATGGAATTTATTCAAAAGAGAAGAGTGTGTGCTAAAACAGTCTCAGAAACTCTtagcaaaaagaagaaaggaaaaagattctAAGACTTCTCTAATCTGCTTTGGTTTAAAGAGTGTTTTACCAGAACAGGTAATGTCTTGCGAGTAGTTTCTATGAAGCCATAACATCTTTATTATACATCTGGCCGGATGATTTGATTTCCTCAAGACTGATTCTTGACGGCATCAGGTATTGCGCAGTCGGGCACTTAACATGCACCAGAAGTCCATGAAGTACAAGTTTTACTGAATCACCCTTGAGTTAACACGTTCATTTGAGGTTCATTATCTTGACTTTATTTGTAAGAAATTCAAATGCAGGGACTAATCTCTTTGAATCAGAGAGAAAGAATTTGCAATTACaaatgccaaaaaaaccccaaacttcagACCAAAAAGCATTTGCAGGCCATTTCTGAACAGTGATTCCTCTTGCATGCTTTGGGACTACCCTTGACctcttcaagcatctagtggggcTTTTTTCCCCAATAAAGGAACTAATGAGGTTTGACATTTGAAATCCAAGCACCACTCAAGAAATGGATCTCTAATTGTATCTTTACTATCTTCTAATACTGATCATACATGGGACAACTTGGTCTCTTTATCTGTTCCATATGAAAGTTTTTAAGTAGGCAGCAATTCATGATGACTGGACTTAATTATTCACATAGCTTCAATTGAAAAAAGTCTTTAAATTTCAAAATAGAGTTGAACAGGTAGAAAAAAGCCATGGGATCTTCTTCTGACTTCATCAGCTTCACAGGAATGTTTATGGGGAATTAGGCTGCAGTACAGCATTTCTGAATCATCAACATTTTTCCTTATTCAACATTTACAGAAGATAAAGGGGTTTAGTCAGGATAGAATTATATTAGCAAATCACTTTTCCTCATCCTCTCCTCTTCAGCCTATTGGGTAGTCTATCAGTTCCTATTACTTGACATACACTAAATTTCTACATTTCAATTTCAGTCGGGCAGCTCAGCAAGACAACTAGCTCTTTATCCATATAAAGGATAATGAATATGTACATGGCACAGCTCCGTTTTGTTCTTATTGAACATGGAAACAGCCCCCTTAAATGCTATTAATGATCTTCTCCAatggctctgcaggctgcagttACATTACTCACTACTCCTGTTCAACCTCTCCTAAGTAGTGTGCATGAAAGAAGGGGAATAAAGTACCCAGCTGAAGCCCAGAGGGAAATTCGGGATGCAGAATATCCTGATGTGTTCTGGCATTTGTGCAAGGTCTTCAAATAAATCACCCTGACAAATACAGTCAAGGGATTCAAAGATATTTGTATCATGTaaaactacaatttttttttggTTCAGACTTTTAACGACAAAGGACAAGGTGCATTCGAGCACAAGCTGCATCCAGGAAGAGACAATTCCTTTTTGTGCCATGGATCTGTACAGACCAAAAGCAGCCAGGACCTTTGCTTTAGGCATTTTTTGGGAATAACAGATCATCCCTTCTGCAGAACGGTGCCTTCTACTGCCAAGCTGAACTACCACATCTGATCATTTAGTGGAAAGAGCACTCCAATGGCATAAGACAAGGTCTagcaatgcctgatcactcttcctttttcatttctgacAGGGACCCCTTTATTTTGTGAGAATGAACCGATGTGCAGCGTTACACAAAAACGGTACTGAAAAAATCCATAAACACAGTGCTTGCCAGAGACCTGGCAGTGCTTCAAATCAGTGTGGCATCTCACCTGGATAAAATCAGGAAAGCGTTTTTTGCAGGTAGGGCAGGTGAAATAGCCATCATTGACATGGATGGCCACGTGGTCTTTAAGCAGATCCAAGCGGTCAAAGGACTCGGGACAGAAAATGCAGGAGTATGTTTTCTGGTCCATGTGGAACTTCATGTGGCTCTCAAGAGCCCCGCTGTTGATGAAGCCCTTGTTGCAGATGTCACAAGTCAAAGGGCAGTTCCCTTCCCGGCCGTGAAAGCGCAAATGCTGATCCAGTTTGTCCTTTTCACGGAAAGCTTTCCCACACTGGAGGCATTTGAATGGGCGGAAGGATTTCCGGATGAACAGGTGCTGAAGAGCTGCGTTCTGAAAGAAACATCAGAGATATCTTTAGTTTTTCTTATTCTGTACAGATTATGCATCTAAATATTTGCAAGATTAAACAGACCAGATGATCAGTGAAGCTAAATTTCAAAAAAGGCTTTTGCATTATAGATGCTGTCTCCATTTTACAGTAGAGGATGGTGTGACAGGCAGAAGTTAAGGGTTATACCTGCAGTTACACACTGAGTTAGGAGAAAACAATGCAGGAGTTTCCCCTCCAGTCCCTGTTTTCTGCTGATTTACCTAATTTCTGTCTTTACCTTGgcatttttctgtaaaataaaactaAGCCCAGTCTGAAGTACAGACCAGGGCCTAAGAAAAGCTGCAATTCAAGGTGATTTTTGGAGATTGGGTCAAAAATTCAGCCACCATACAAAAAAAGGGGAGGCTAATGCCCtttcaggcagtgacagggcttATGAAATTCCACAGGCCTTTACAAAATCAGCTTCTGCATCACATATCACCACAGGATGCGCAGCAGTGGTTTAGCATTGCCTGGAAAACCTGTGGTGGAACATATATTCAAcctttttttattataaaaaagAACAGAGTTTCAACACATGACAGCAGGGGCAGAATGGCAGGTGTACAAGCAACAGGTAGGAACTTGTGAGCAGTGTGCCTGTCTTCACTATTTAGCACATATCTTGTGTGAGAGCctgaaaatgaagatgaaaaatgaaaggcaaaacaCACTGGCGCTAAATCAAGAGGAACTCCGATAGATTCTGCTGTCTACTTAAAGGGTAGTTGATTAGACACAGTTAAACTTAAAATTGCTTTTCTTGGTATTGCAAGAAATTTTAAGAATATTGTGACTTGAGCACAATGCGGATTGTGCAAACATTGATTTTAGAATTTAATGTACTGGGCTGCTCTGTTTTTCTCCACTCCCATTGTGCACAATTTCTTTTGTCTGCCTCT
Proteins encoded:
- the PRDM10 gene encoding PR domain zinc finger protein 10 isoform X4; this translates as MNPTMNPTNLSVLGSVAESPQQMALEQGPQADRASLQVHNQVLPPMEAVDGSDPLAPLQNQMGGMEAKEEDDEDEDEDEEGEDTDMDEWDPDPPRPFDPNDLWCEECNNAHPSVCPKHGPLHPIPNRPVLTRARASLPLVLYIDRFLGGVFSKRRIPKRTQFGPVEGPLVRQTELKDCYIHLKVSLDKGDRKDRDLQEDLWFELSSEALCNWMMFVRPAQNHLEQNLVAYQYGHHIYYTTIKNVEPKQELKVWYAASYAEFVNQKIHDISEEERKVLREQEKNWPCYECNRRFMSSEQLQQHLNSHDEKLDFFSRARGRGRGRGKRRFGPGRRPGRPPKFMRVEVTSENGEKCEEGTQDLLHFSSKGQFDEAGQAALNGLEQQEQTPVPPETQPALEQQSENHPLQIQPQHDESAVPTQSTMTADDMRRAKRIRNAALQHLFIRKSFRPFKCLQCGKAFREKDKLDQHLRFHGREGNCPLTCDICNKGFINSGALESHMKFHMDQKTYSCIFCPESFDRLDLLKDHVAIHVNDGYFTCPTCKKRFPDFIQVKKHVRSFHSEKIYQCTECDKAFCRPDKLRLHMLRHSDRKDFLCSTCGKQFKRKDKLREHMQRMHNPEREAKKADRISRSKTFKPRIASTDYESFMFKCRLCMMGFRRRGMLVNHLSKRHPDMKIEEVPELTLPIIKPNRDYFCQYCDKVYKSASKRKAHILKNHPGAELPPSIRKLRPAGPGEPDPMLSTHTQLTGTIATPPVCCPHCSKQYSSKTKMVQHIRKKHPEFAQLPNTIHAPLTTAVISSTPAVLTTDSTTGETVVTTDLLTQAMTEISQTLTTDYRTPQGDYQRIQYIPVSQSTTGLQQPQHIQLQVVQVAQATSPHQSQHSTVDVGQLHDPQTYTQHAIQVQHIQVTEPSPAAQSSSQVGAQPLSPSSQQSQQELSPSQMQTTPSTPTQALQQQQGSSVQHTYLPSTWNSFRSYSSEIQMMTIPQGQYVITETAVGTPVTTVNTGQVKAVTQTHYVISEGQPDLEVKQNSSLSSEVPVGVSQPPAHTEPLESQPSGQQQSAQYIITTTTNGSGGSEVHIAKPRTFSAEHE
- the PRDM10 gene encoding PR domain zinc finger protein 10 isoform X5; the protein is MEAVDGSDPLAPLQNQMGGMEAKEEDDEDEDEDEEGEDTDMDEWDPDPPRPFDPNDLWCEECNNAHPSVCPKHGPLHPIPNRPVLTRARASLPLVLYIDRFLGGVFSKRRIPKRTQFGPVEGPLVRQTELKDCYIHLKVSLDKGDRKDRDLQEDLWFELSSEALCNWMMFVRPAQNHLEQNLVAYQYGHHIYYTTIKNVEPKQELKVWYAASYAEFVNQKIHDISEEERKVLREQEKNWPCYECNRRFMSSEQLQQHLNSHDEKLDFFSRARGRGRGRGKRRFGPGRRPGRPPKFMRVEVTSENGEKCEEGTQDLLHFSSKGQFDEAGQAALNGLEQQEQTPVPPETQPALEQQSENHPLQIQPQHDESAVPTQSTMTADDMRRAKRIRNAALQHLFIRKSFRPFKCLQCGKAFREKDKLDQHLRFHGREGNCPLTCDICNKGFINSGALESHMKFHMDQKTYSCIFCPESFDRLDLLKDHVAIHVNDGYFTCPTCKKRFPDFIQVKKHVRSFHSEKIYQCTECDKAFCRPDKLRLHMLRHSDRKDFLCSTCGKQFKRKDKLREHMQRMHNPEREAKKADRISRSKTFKPRIASTDYESFMFKCRLCMMGFRRRGMLVNHLSKRHPDMKIEEVPELTLPIIKPNRDYFCQYCDKVYKSASKRKAHILKNHPGAELPPSIRKLRPAGPGEPDPMLSTHTQLTGTIATPPVCCPHCSKQYSSKTKMVQHIRKKHPEFAQLPNTIHAPLTTAVISSTPAVLTTDSTTGETVVTTDLLTQAMTEISQTLTTDYRTPQGDYQRIQYIPVSQSTTGLQQPQHIQLQVVQVAQATSPHQSQHSTVDVGQLHDPQTYTQHAIQVQHIQVTEPSPAAQSSSQVGAQPLSPSSQQSQQELSPSQMQTTPSTPTQALQQQQGSSVQHTYLPSTWNSFRSYSSEIQMMTIPQGQYVITETAVGTPVTTVNTGQVKAVTQTHYVISEGQPDLEVKQNSSLSSEVPVGVSQPPAHTEPLESQPSGQQQSAQYIITTTTNGSGGSEVHIAKPRTFSAEHE